The following proteins come from a genomic window of Sesamum indicum cultivar Zhongzhi No. 13 linkage group LG10, S_indicum_v1.0, whole genome shotgun sequence:
- the LOC105172916 gene encoding protein SHI RELATED SEQUENCE 3-like, giving the protein MMRGGEILNSSSSSSSRRCQDCGNQAKRECQHLRCRTCCKNRGFECQTHVKSTWVPVCRRQPTHHIMHHHHQISSTLHQHQLLHGSNPKRHRQNQAAFLGFQIEGTLPGEMSFPAVFRCVRVSSADNMVDQYAYQTSVSIGGHVFTGILYDQGPEDQLEESGNYVTGESSSDGLLQQHPNFVNRATTGTVSSSYPTSFCAVTAATSQFSQYPKS; this is encoded by the exons ATGATGAGAGGAGGAGAAATATTAAACAGCAGTTCATCATCGAGTAGTAGGAGGTGCCAAGACTGTGGAAATCAAGCCAAGAGAGAGTGCCAACACTTGAGGTGCAGAACCTGCTGCAAGAACCGAGGGTTTGAGTGCCAAACCCACGTTAAGAGCACTTGGGTTCCGGTTTGCAGGAGGCAACCCACGCACCATATcatgcaccaccaccaccagatTTCCTCCACTCTTCACCAACACCAGCTCCTCCATGGATCAAACCCTAAGAGACACAGACAAAATCAAGCAGCATTTTTAG GGTTTCAAATTGAAGGGACTTTGCCGGGTGAAATGAGTTTCCCTGCAGTTTTCCGATGTGTACGGGTGAGCTCAGCAGACAATATGGTGGATCAGTATGCATACCAGACGTCGGTGAGCATCGGAGGGCATGTATTCACCGGAATTTTGTACGATCAGGGTCCAGAGGATCAACTGGAGGAAAGTGGAAACTATGTCACCGGAGAGAGCTCTTCTGATGGCTTGTTGCAGCAGCATCCTAATTTCGTCAACAGAGCTACTACTGGTACAGTCTCTTCTTCATATCCTACCTCTTTCTGTGCAGTTACCGCTGCTACTTCGCAGTTCTCTCAATACCCAAAATCTTGA
- the LOC105172917 gene encoding mitochondrial import inner membrane translocase subunit TIM14-1 codes for MTSPLIAGLAVAAAALAGRYSIQAWQAFKARPPTARMRKFYEGGFQPKMTRREAALILGVRESTPADKVREAHRRVMVANHPDAGGSHYLASKINEAKDVLLGKTKSSDSAF; via the exons ACTTCACCACTGATAGCTGGACTTGCTGTTGCTGCTGCCGCTCTAGCTGGTAGATATAGCATTCAGGCATGGCAAGCATTCAAAGCAAGACCACCGACTGCTAGAATGCGTAAATTCTATGAAGGAGGTTTCCAGCCAAAAATGACGAGGAGGGAGGCAGCTCTTATTCTTGGAGTCAG GGAAAGCACTCCGGCCGATAAGGTAAGGGAAGCTCACAGGAGGGTGATGGTAGCAAACCACCCTGATGCAGGTGGTAGCCATTACCTTGCTTCCAAAATCAACGAAGCTAAGGACGTATTGCTTGGGAAAACGAAGAGCAGCGATTCtgccttttaa